CGATGACAGTATGGATGTCGAAGATAATGTATCTGTCCAAAATCTGGATACTGATAatgaggaggcggaggagtcaGAGCATGATGCATTTGAGGGGTGTAGTGGTGGAGTGGAGATGAACTGGGGTATTGGGGATGACAAGGGGGGCGAGGGGACGACGCATTGTTTACAGCAATGTGACTTTCCAGGGGTGGAGTTTGAGAATTTGAATAAAGGGAATGTTGGGATGAGGGATGGTGTGAGCTTTGATGATGGATTCAAAATGGGTTCCTTGCATGGGATGGAGTCAAACCTCCTCCAGGCTATGAACTCAGATCCCACGACATACAATGGCACGGAGAATGCACATGACCTGTCCTCTGGAAATTTCTTGGCTATGGGGGCTGATGCACATAAGAATGGAGTGGACCTGGGGGCTGGCAATTCATTTTTCTTTGGCAATAATAATGGGAAGAGGCACGTTGAGGATATTGATGATGGGTACGATGACCAGATGCAAACACAACAGCAGTTTCTGCAGGGCAATCAACATAAGCGGATGCGGAACTCCAGCAGTAGTGTACCACCTGGATCAGCATTCTTCAATGCAAATTATTCAGAACCCATACAGAACTTATTGGTCAATGCCAGCATGTTATATgaacagaaagagagagagattcAAGAGGCGCTGTCACAGAAGCAATTCATGGCTAACTTGCTGCAGGAGAAGGAAGCAATTATCCACTCACTAAACTCAGCCAGGTTTGAGCAAGAGAATAAGTTGCAATCAAAGCTTAGGTGCTTTGAGCATGATCTGAATGTGATGGGTCAGTTGGTCAGTGGGTATAAGAGGGCTTTGAAACAGAGTCATGCTTCTTTCAATGAGTACAGGAAGAAGTTCCCTTCTAACGAGTTCCGTTATCGTGATGTTCCTAATGGCGGCGGTCTTGTCCTTAGCGTCAGGGAGTTGGAGAGGAAACGGTGTGAGGAAGAGCAGCAGAAAATTGCTGCAGCAAATGAGATGATTGGAAATTTCAAGCTTGAGTGGTTGTCAAAGCCTGATGATTGGGAAGATCGCATCAACCTTTTGTGGCGCAAAACTGAAGGGCTGGCTCGGGAGCTTGATCTTCTCAAGGAAAAAAGAAAAGCAAAGCTTGCAGCCCTTGCTAGGGAAGAATGAGTTCTCTGATAGTTAGAGGTACATGGATTACCTACTTTCTTATGTCCGTGTACTGTGATTAAATTCAGTGGTTAGGAGATAAACTAGTTTTTTTGTATTATCTAGGAATCCAAATGGTGGTTAGTAGACTGTCCTGTTTTCTATATATGGTTGGGCAATTCTTGTTTAGTTGATGTATTCAAACTTTCTGTATGGTTGGGTTATCTTCGGGCCAGTAGGATGCTAAGCTACTGTTGTGAAGCTTTTTTTCTTGTAGATAACATGGCATCACTTAATTAACAAACTACTAGAATAGTTAGTGAAACTAATAGGATCAATAATGAAATAACCCACTTAACTCACCTTATTTTCTTTGGCGGTACTTGCCATTATTCTTGCACACAACTTGGAATCATCAGGTTTTTTCTAGCTTGGTTGAGCAGATTGTGCTCTATTGATTTGTAGAAACATAATACGGAGTAACATTTCAGGTTacataacacacacacacacacacacacacacacacacacacacacacacacacacacacacacaagcacaACTAAGAAGGCAGGATTTATCAAGTGGCCTTGTGGGGCTCCAGTTTCATGTATGATAGTTAGCCTAGGATCATTCAGATCGTGAATATCCTTGTTGATTATGGTTTGGACATGCTTTCTACTTGTTTATTACCATGTTAGGTATATATGTCTGTATGTCTGTGTACTGAAAACTGGGATCTTTATGGCAGGTTCTAATGTGAAGATGGAGAGCTCTCTTGGATGTTTGACGTCAACAGCGAGACATGGGATTGGCGGCAACTGTGGCTAGCTCGTCGTGCATTGTAGACTGTAGCGAAGAAGGCATAATTCCAGCTGTAAATCAAATGTTTTGTCATCCAAGGGCGTTCTAATGACCAGTACTAGTGCTTGCTTTATTTAGATGGCCTTTTGGTTGATTTCCTGCATGGAGTAAAATACTGGGTGGTGCCAGGTTAATCTTATATGTGTAGAACAGTTCACATAGTCTCTTACATTTGCATCCAACTTTGCGTGCTCGGTAGTTGATTTataccttattttgcatattggAAGCTAACGGAGTATAATTAGGCATTCTCTTGGTTCTAGTTGCAAGTAATGTCAATGcttgctcttctccttctggatgTTGCAGGTATATAAATTTCTTGCTTCTCTCACATGAAACTGAGGTTCGTTCTTGTGACAGCTTGAACCTATTGATTCATGCTGTACCTGGCAGTTGCCAACCCATATGTTCCAACACAGATTGTCTCTGCTATAGTGGCAGCAAGCCTGTTTGGTAAATCTTACACTAGTCTCTGAAATGTTCAGAGTTGTGCTCAGTTTGAACTTACAAGCGTTGTTATTTGGGTAGGCACGAGAGTAGTAGAGCACAGGTGGTGAAAAATCTCTGATGTGGCAATAGATGCAGTGATCTAAGCTGCAATAATCTTCGCCTCACATTATTTACATTCTTAAAATATGAAGGCATATTTCTTAGAACTGATTACTGACCATACACTTGAGTACAAGTTGGTTCTAGGTCGGCCTGCTTACCCCTTCCCTTCTACCAGTGGATTCGATTACTCGTTCTCATTACTCTCTGACCGTTCGTCCATTTACCTCTTACTTCATGAGAGTCACACACTTTAGGATATCGCTTGTTCCGCTATGTACTGCAATTCTGTGAAACATGAGATTTTATTCTTTGAAACACTAGAATTTCCAGATGCAGGAATCAAACTGTTGCCTATGAAATCGCAGTTCCATAACATTCTTAATTAGCAGCCCTCAGCCGAGTCTTAGTTTTGCCCTCTTCTGCTGTTGTATATCAGCGGATCTGACAGGCATAAGTCTATATTTCCTACAACAATTCTGATCTTTGACATGTTTTACATGTATTTGTTTTCCAAACGGACAAGCTAAGCGACGAACGTTCGCCCGAAGGGTTGGCATTTGTGAATGCTTTCCACACAGTTTTAGTTGTATCGGAGCTGACAGTTTCTTCAGAACTGCACGATATTTTCTAGGCAGATCGACAGTTTTGAAACTTCTGCCCAATTCTGAAGAAACTGTCACCCTGACACAACTAAAAATACCATCAAAATATTTATAAATGTCACCCCCGGTCACAAGATAAGAGGGTCCTTTTTCCAAAAATATAAgaacaaatgcacagctcaattTGTCTTTCATAAGTTTAAGCTCACAACCTCTTTTTTTTTTTCACGCGCATATTTCAACGCTCACTCCCACAGGCACAGGGGGCTGTACGCCTGCTCAACGGCGGATACCTCACCATAGGTGTAGTAGGATGGTTCCCTGAACTCGTACCCTGCCACGAAGCCCTCGCCGTCGACGTACCAGCCGCCCATGACGCTGCCCATCACCGGCGGCACCTCCTCCCAGTACTCGAACGGCAGCACGGCGGCCAACGACCGCGCCTCGGCCCCCAGGCTACCGCGCAACTCCGACAGCATCTCCTCCAGCTCCCCATCGTCGTAGTCGCTCATCGGCCCGTCCGCCGTGCTCTCGCCGTCCTCCGCCAGAGCCGGCGCCGGCGTGGACCCGATGCCGAGCTCGGCCTCGAGGGATCGCATAACGCGGCTCAGCCGGTCGTCTGCGGCCTCCGGCGCGTGGTCGGCTGGCGCTGGCGTGTCCTCCAGCAGCTCCATCAGGAACGCCCCGCCGGCGACCTCTGGCTGCTGGCTCCCGACGTAGCAGAACTCTTGCACGTCGCCGGCGCCACCGACTCGCAAGCCCTGGTGATCCATTATGAGCTGTTGCACGAAGTTTTTCTTTATGTGGTGTTGATCATTGTGGTTGCTAATGGCGGGAAGGCCGTGGAGTTATATATAGCATCGGACGCGACAACCAAGGGGTCGACTTGAGGGAATGGCAGTGTGCATGTCGCGTGTATTATTGCTTCACACTTGTTCCCCATGTGCAACTGATCTGAGGCTCCATATGCACTCCAAACGTCGCTTTTCCTAGGTTGCTTTCTAGCTTTACCAAGAGAATTTTATTTTGGGGCACCTCTCACCACTTTTGAAGGCAGGTGAAGGCAGGGGTAGCCCTcctttgattttttttttgaatacTGATGATGGTaccttagggcatctccaaagtGACCCGCAACCGTCCGGACCGTACGGTCCGGACGTGTTTAGCCATCTAACACGGGTCTGTATCAGTCCGCCGACCAGTTCGAATGCAGTTTTTCTCGTGAACTCAAGACAAACTAGGAGGGCTTTGTGGGAGTCCGGACAACAGCCACGTCGAACTTCGACACCCCAGGCCTACCCAAAATCCATCAAAACACCTTCGGACCCCGCGCCTCCATCCTCTCATTTTCGCTCCTTCTATTTTTCTCTTGCTATCGCCGCTGCTCCAACACCCCGGCCGCCCCCGCCACACCCATGCCGAAACTCAACAAGTCGATCACCTCCAATGGTACACCACGGGCTCCACGCTGCTTCTCCTCCGTTGCCGTTCCACACATCTCTTACCGCCACACAGGTACCATCCGCTCCTACCATACTCACCATGCCTGGCAACTTTCCGGTGAAATGCCtgtgtaatttttttgtcccTTCTTTTAAGCAATGGGTTCAGATGTGGAGTACATATACAAGCACTATGCCGAGTCATCCGACGAGGAGGACTGCACAAATGAGACGACGATGATACATGCGGTCCTTGCAGACACAAAGCATGTAGAAGAGCATGTTCTCAATTTCAGGGGATCAATCAAGGGTCATCGAGTGCAGTCAACCGCAACAGAGCGCGCACCCATTTGACGTTGATGGACGACTACTTTACCCAGATGCCCTCTTCGCTGACAATTTTTGCCGGCGCTTCAGGGTGCACAAAGATGTGTTTGATAGTCCCTACCATGATGTCCAGTCCTTTGACACCGTGGGAAGGATTGGGTTCTCTGCTTACCAAAAGTGCACGGCCACATTGCGGATGCTTGCATATGGCATGACCGCTGATTCGTGGGATGAGTACCTACGGATGTCTGAGAACACATGCAGAGATGCCATGGTCTTGTTTGCAACTGCCGAGGTCTAGGTGTTTGGACCTCAATACCTGGGAGAACCAACTATCACAGACACTGAGAGACTCTTGGCAATCTCAGAAGTAAGAAGGTGGCCAGGTTTGCTCGGATCTCTTGACCGCATGCATTGAAAATGAAAGAACTGCCCAAAAGCTGTACAAGGGCTATATCAGGGTCATGTTAATAAGCCCACCATCATTCTTGAAGCAGTTGCATCACATGATCTTTGGATTTGACACGCTTTCTTTGACATGCTGAGTttcacaatgacatcaatgtgTTGCAGCGATCCCCATTGTTTGCTAGGCTGACTGAAGGAAAAACTCATCCTTGCCACTATACTATCAATGGGCACGAGTACAACATGTGCTACTATCTGGTTGACGGTATCTATCCTCCGTGGGCCACCTTTGTGAACACCATCTCTAATCTAGTTGGCCAGAAAAAG
This sequence is a window from Aegilops tauschii subsp. strangulata cultivar AL8/78 chromosome 7, Aet v6.0, whole genome shotgun sequence. Protein-coding genes within it:
- the LOC109757601 gene encoding uncharacterized protein, whose translation is MDHQGLRVGGAGDVQEFCYVGSQQPEVAGGAFLMELLEDTPAPADHAPEAADDRLSRVMRSLEAELGIGSTPAPALAEDGESTADGPMSDYDDGELEEMLSELRGSLGAEARSLAAVLPFEYWEEVPPVMGSVMGGWYVDGEGFVAGYEFREPSYYTYGEVSAVEQAYSPLCLWE